CAATAATTTTAATTAATTCATCACTATCAGCAATACTTACCAAGCCTTTACTTTCAACGATTTGTTTTGGTGAACCACCTTCCGTTAGTAACTGAGGGAGAATTTCCTTAGCAATTTTACCGCTAATCGTACCATTTTCAATTAAAGTAATTAACTCCGCCAACATCTCAGGTTTAAGGGCAATCTGAGTAATATTTAATTCATTATTATTATTAAGATAAGCAGCAATATCTTGAGTAATCCAATTAGCAGCGCCCTTCGCACTAGCCCCACCATCAACCACCGCCTCAAAATAAAGGGCAACATCTCGATCATCTGCTAACACCCGCGCATCATAAGCAGATAAGCCATAGTCAGATTCATAACGCTGACGTTTTTGAGCAGGTAACTCTGGTAACTGTTTGAGCCAATGGGCTAACTGTGCCTCAGTAATTTCTAAAGGTGGTAAATCAGGCTCAGGAAAATAACGATAATCACTCGATCCCTCTTTAATGCGCATGGTGATCGTGCGCTGACTACCTTCTTCCCATAACCTTGTTTCCTGAAAAATTGGTTCACCATTTTCCACCGCTTCAATTTGACGCTCAATTTCGTATTCAATGGCTTTTTGAATAGCGCTAAAAGAGTTCATATTTTTGATCTCTACCTTTACCCCAAATTCCTTTTGGTCCACCGGGCGCACGGAAATATTAACATCACAACGCATCGATCCTTCCTGCATATTACCGTCACTAATGCCCAAATAGCGCACCAAACGGCGCAATTCCTGTACATATTCCGATGCTTCTTGCCCCGTGCGCAAATCAGGCTCAGAAACAATTTCTAACAATGGTACACCAGTTCTATTAAAATCCACTAAAGAATGAGTTGAACCAGAAAGGCGATCACTTCCAGCATGAACTAACTTTCCAGCGTCTTCTTCCATGTGAAGGCGAGTGATACCGATAGTTTTGTGGGTAACTTCTTTGGTTTTAGGATCGATTAATTCAATTTTTAAGTTGCCATGTTCTACTATAGGTAAATCAAACTGAGAAATTTGGTAATTCTTCGGTAAATCAGGATAAAAATATTGTTTGCGATCAAATTTACTATAACGAGCAATTTGTCCATCTAAAGCCAAACCAAGTTTTACAGCAGAAGCCAAAACTTCTTCATTTAACACTGGCAAAACGCCCGGATGACCTAAGCAAACAGGGCAAACGTTTGTATTAGGAGGACTATCAAATTTAGTAGAACAACCGCAGAAAATTTTACTATTAGTGTTAAGTTGACAATGAGTTTCTAAGCCGATAATGGCTTCATATTTAGTTTTAATTGCTGTAGAGGTCATATAGTATTAATTCTAGTCTTCTTTTATGTGTGCTATTTTATCAGAAAATCGATAGGAGGCATTTTTTAAATAAATCAGCGCCCGTCAAAATTAGCAGTATCCTCATTAGTAAAAATATATTCTCCACTATCAAAAATTAAGTCTTGATGGAAAAATTGAGAAATGTGATTATTCTCATCAGCGACTAATACTTTTGCCTGATGACCATTTTGGTAAAGTGCTTCACGGGTAAGGGTTTCATAGGCATAAATAATTAAAATATCCCCTTTGTTACAGAGTAGTGCAGCGCCACCGTTGGGGCAAATTTCTCGACTACCACGGGCGCCGGGGATAGCATAGGTGGTCCATCTTTGACCGTTATTGAGGTTAACAATATCCACTTCTTCTAGGGGCAGAATACCGACTTTATCTAATAAATCAGGATCAATGGTGATACTACCAACATAGTCCACGTTCGCATCAGTCACCTTGACTCGGTGTAACTTGCCGTGCATTAATCTTATGGTTTTCATTCACAAACCTTCATACCTACTTACCATCAATATCCTATCAGATTTTGGCGATGAGCCTATTGCTTTTTTTTATTTGACTGACTTAATTGCCCTAGGAGATTTTTGGAGAAAAAATCAAAAATTAGTGAGCCATTGTTGTAAATCATCGAGAGATTTCATCTCAAATAAATTCTCTGCTAGATTTTCTAAATCATCAACATTCAATGCTTTTATTTGCATTTTTAAATCATCATTTATCTTACCTAATTTTTTTTGAATTAAACGAATAATAAATTCTTTTTCTTGTTCAATTCTTTGCTGTAAACCTTTTTCTAAACCTCTTTCTTCTGCCATAAGCTCGAAAGGACTAATTAAAGCCATTGTTTTTTCCTCTTCGTATGTGATCACTTTTTGATTTAAACTTTGTTGTAATAATGGTGGTAAGGTCATCATTGCATCGATAAATTTAAACAGTTTTACTATTGCTAATTTACTGTATCCTTTATCATATAAACTCCTGATCAAATACCATTTCCATTGTTCTCTTTCTTTTAAATTACTGACGATGGCTTTAGTTTTTAAATGTGCCATAATCATCATAGCAAAAGGGTTTAAATTTTTTTCTAATTCAGCCCATTGTTTTTGATAATCCAATAATTTAATAATGGGAAACTCTAACTTTAATGTACATCCTCCTAATTGATAGTTATAAGTTGAGGGGCGCCATTTCTCTCTTTCGTCTCCTAGTATAGCAAGACTAATTACGGGTTTTCGGTACAAGTCAAAAGTGCGATAATGGTAAATAAACATTCGCTCATTAAAGCTGGTATCGTATTGGCTTTGTACTTCAATATGAACTAATATCCATACTTCTTGATTGTCTTTTAACCATACTTTAAATAGTTTATCGACTAATCTTTTGGTGTCATCAGAATCGGCGGTAATTTTTTGTAATTCTTTATCTAAAGAGATTTACTAAATCTTAGATTTTCTATATAAACGGATCTAAAATGACATAAAAGGACAAATAAATAAAAAGTTTGTGAAAGTATTCGATTTCGGTTTCAGAAAAGTAATATTTGATGTACGATAAAGGGAGATTTTGGTTGCCCCTTTTGGGGAAGTACCTTACAAAAATAGGATAGTAATACTATTAACGCTTCCGTGGGTGAAGCAGTCTGTTAAATCAGATAACATAAGTGTCTTAAAAATATTTTTTAAGGCTTTGAGGGATACCTCCTTTTGAGTATTTTACTCAAATGCTATTGCAGTTTAT
This sequence is a window from Cyanobacterium sp. T60_A2020_053. Protein-coding genes within it:
- the gatB gene encoding Asp-tRNA(Asn)/Glu-tRNA(Gln) amidotransferase subunit GatB; amino-acid sequence: MTSTAIKTKYEAIIGLETHCQLNTNSKIFCGCSTKFDSPPNTNVCPVCLGHPGVLPVLNEEVLASAVKLGLALDGQIARYSKFDRKQYFYPDLPKNYQISQFDLPIVEHGNLKIELIDPKTKEVTHKTIGITRLHMEEDAGKLVHAGSDRLSGSTHSLVDFNRTGVPLLEIVSEPDLRTGQEASEYVQELRRLVRYLGISDGNMQEGSMRCDVNISVRPVDQKEFGVKVEIKNMNSFSAIQKAIEYEIERQIEAVENGEPIFQETRLWEEGSQRTITMRIKEGSSDYRYFPEPDLPPLEITEAQLAHWLKQLPELPAQKRQRYESDYGLSAYDARVLADDRDVALYFEAVVDGGASAKGAANWITQDIAAYLNNNNELNITQIALKPEMLAELITLIENGTISGKIAKEILPQLLTEGGSPKQIVESKGLVSIADSDELIKIIDQILADNPDKLAQYRAGKTKLQGFFVGQIMKVTGGRAEPKLTNQILNEKLQG
- a CDS encoding aspartate 1-decarboxylase; this encodes MKTIRLMHGKLHRVKVTDANVDYVGSITIDPDLLDKVGILPLEEVDIVNLNNGQRWTTYAIPGARGSREICPNGGAALLCNKGDILIIYAYETLTREALYQNGHQAKVLVADENNHISQFFHQDLIFDSGEYIFTNEDTANFDGR
- a CDS encoding DUF4351 domain-containing protein; protein product: MSLDKELQKITADSDDTKRLVDKLFKVWLKDNQEVWILVHIEVQSQYDTSFNERMFIYHYRTFDLYRKPVISLAILGDEREKWRPSTYNYQLGGCTLKLEFPIIKLLDYQKQWAELEKNLNPFAMMIMAHLKTKAIVSNLKEREQWKWYLIRSLYDKGYSKLAIVKLFKFIDAMMTLPPLLQQSLNQKVITYEEEKTMALISPFELMAEERGLEKGLQQRIEQEKEFIIRLIQKKLGKINDDLKMQIKALNVDDLENLAENLFEMKSLDDLQQWLTNF